One segment of Pseudobythopirellula maris DNA contains the following:
- a CDS encoding ATP-dependent helicase — MAHGLNPAQLDAVRTLSGPLLVLAGAGTGKTRVVTVRIAELIKSGVRPDRILAVTFTRKASGEMQERAAELLIKGKKFAKGGRGGRQKRLPKDAPRPEISTFHSLCVRVLRRHIAQLGYPERFTIADRGDQESEARSALREIKAPGEALGPSDLLAQISRWKMGSVLPSEAASIAESDQQHLAAVAYRRYQNNLKKAGVVDFDDLLLLTETLFKEHPTIRREEAGRFDHVLVDEYQDTNHSQYEIVRALAIGHRNLCVVGDDDQSIYAWRGAEVTHILGFHRDWPGAKVVRLEDNYRSRAPIINYANTLIAFNSVRHDKVLRPQREGDDTPRIMQCNDETEESKKVVSDIRFRLQQAGWFVGGPPEGQDNERPRLWPNDFAILFRTNEQPRAFEQELRAAKLPYVLIGGMSFYDRREVRDLLAYLKLVCNPDDEPALLRIMNTPPRGIGDGARKALVEHAVSQGKPLWRVLGDAPSIPNMSAAARQGVEKLTTAVESWRHLANLGEPVGALVRRVVGESRYHDELLRLYPDPKEREAREVALEEIVNAAAAYQDKKGAKASLQDFLDEVATGDRHDTDDKESQLGRGAIALMTLHAAKGLEFPHVYLVGMEEGILPHKRSLADGENAIAEERRLAYVGVTRARDRLTMSLALTRRKWGKPRDTVPSRFLYEMTGQADNPRYAAIKAGRAANTPNSGKKTARRR, encoded by the coding sequence ATGGCCCACGGCCTCAATCCCGCACAACTCGACGCCGTCCGCACCCTCAGCGGGCCGCTGCTGGTGCTGGCCGGCGCCGGCACCGGCAAAACGCGTGTCGTCACGGTCCGCATCGCCGAGCTGATCAAGAGCGGCGTGCGCCCAGACCGCATCCTCGCCGTCACGTTCACCCGCAAGGCGTCGGGCGAGATGCAGGAGCGGGCCGCCGAGCTGCTCATCAAGGGCAAGAAATTCGCCAAGGGGGGCAGGGGGGGGCGCCAAAAGCGCCTGCCCAAGGACGCCCCCCGTCCCGAGATCTCGACCTTCCACTCGCTCTGCGTCCGCGTGCTGCGGCGGCACATCGCCCAGCTCGGCTACCCCGAGCGGTTCACGATCGCCGACCGCGGCGACCAGGAGAGCGAGGCCCGCAGCGCGCTGCGCGAGATCAAGGCCCCCGGCGAGGCGCTCGGCCCCTCCGACCTGCTCGCGCAGATCAGCCGCTGGAAGATGGGCTCGGTCTTGCCGAGCGAGGCGGCGTCGATCGCCGAGAGCGACCAGCAGCACCTGGCCGCCGTCGCCTACCGCCGCTACCAGAACAACCTGAAGAAGGCGGGCGTCGTCGACTTCGACGACCTGCTGCTGCTCACCGAAACGCTGTTCAAGGAGCACCCCACGATCCGCCGCGAGGAGGCGGGCCGCTTCGACCACGTGCTGGTCGACGAGTACCAAGACACCAACCACAGCCAGTACGAGATCGTCCGCGCCCTGGCGATCGGCCACCGCAACCTCTGCGTCGTGGGCGACGACGACCAGTCGATCTACGCCTGGCGCGGAGCCGAGGTCACGCACATCCTCGGCTTCCACCGCGACTGGCCCGGCGCCAAGGTCGTGCGGCTCGAGGACAACTACCGCAGCCGCGCGCCGATCATCAACTACGCCAACACGCTGATCGCCTTCAACAGCGTGCGGCACGACAAGGTGCTGCGCCCGCAGCGTGAGGGCGACGACACGCCGCGCATCATGCAGTGCAACGACGAGACCGAGGAGTCGAAGAAGGTCGTCTCCGACATCCGCTTCCGCCTGCAGCAAGCCGGCTGGTTCGTCGGCGGGCCGCCCGAGGGCCAGGACAACGAGCGCCCACGGCTCTGGCCGAACGACTTCGCGATTCTGTTCCGCACCAACGAGCAGCCACGCGCCTTCGAGCAAGAGCTGCGCGCGGCCAAGCTGCCGTACGTGCTGATCGGCGGCATGAGCTTCTACGACCGCCGCGAGGTCCGCGACCTGCTCGCCTACTTAAAGCTCGTCTGCAACCCAGACGACGAGCCGGCGCTCTTGCGGATCATGAACACCCCGCCCCGCGGCATCGGCGACGGCGCCCGCAAGGCGCTCGTCGAACACGCCGTCTCCCAGGGCAAGCCGCTGTGGCGTGTGCTGGGCGACGCGCCGTCGATCCCCAACATGAGCGCCGCCGCCCGCCAGGGGGTCGAGAAACTGACCACCGCCGTGGAGAGCTGGCGCCACCTGGCGAACCTCGGCGAGCCGGTCGGCGCCCTCGTGCGGCGTGTCGTGGGCGAGTCGCGTTACCACGACGAGCTGCTGCGTCTCTACCCCGACCCGAAGGAGCGCGAGGCCCGCGAGGTCGCGCTCGAAGAAATCGTCAACGCCGCCGCGGCGTACCAAGACAAGAAGGGCGCCAAGGCGTCGCTGCAAGATTTCCTCGACGAGGTCGCCACCGGCGACCGCCACGACACGGACGACAAGGAGTCGCAGCTCGGCCGCGGGGCGATCGCCCTGATGACGCTGCACGCGGCCAAGGGCCTCGAGTTCCCGCACGTCTACCTGGTCGGCATGGAGGAGGGCATCCTGCCGCACAAGCGATCACTCGCCGACGGCGAGAACGCGATCGCCGAGGAGCGCCGCCTGGCGTACGTCGGCGTGACCCGCGCGCGCGACCGCCTCACGATGTCGCTCGCCCTCACCCGACGCAAGTGGGGCAAGCCCCGCGACACCGTGCCGAGCCGCTTCCTGTACGAGATGACCGGCCAAGCCGACAACCCACGCTACGCAGCGATCAAAGCGGGCCGGGCGGCGAACACGCCGAACAGCGGGAAGAAAACGGCGCGGCGGCGGTAG
- the mscL gene encoding large-conductance mechanosensitive channel protein MscL → MGMIQEFKEFAMRGNVVDMAVGVVIGGAFGKIVTSLVGDIIMPAVGAVTGGLDFSEWKVQIAEGTPAVDGAEAVEPVMLSVGNFLNAAIDFVIIAFAIFMAIKLMNRLQEAALGKDEPAEEGPPEPPEDIKLLREIRDSLNKG, encoded by the coding sequence ATGGGTATGATCCAAGAGTTCAAAGAATTCGCGATGCGCGGCAACGTGGTCGACATGGCGGTCGGCGTGGTGATCGGCGGCGCGTTTGGCAAGATCGTCACCTCGCTGGTGGGCGACATCATCATGCCGGCCGTTGGCGCCGTGACCGGCGGCCTCGACTTCTCCGAGTGGAAGGTTCAGATCGCCGAGGGAACGCCCGCCGTCGACGGCGCCGAGGCGGTTGAGCCGGTCATGCTGAGCGTCGGCAACTTCCTGAACGCGGCGATCGACTTCGTGATCATCGCCTTCGCCATCTTCATGGCGATCAAGCTCATGAACCGCCTGCAAGAGGCGGCCCTCGGCAAGGACGAGCCGGCCGAAGAAGGCCCCCCCGAGCCGCCCGAAGACATCAAGCTGCTGCGCGAGATCCGCGACTCGCTCAACAAGGGCTGA
- a CDS encoding GNAT family N-acetyltransferase: MIRDATPADAAAIAELYNHYVRESTVTFEEEPVTAEAIAARMREVNERFPWLLLEEDGALVGYAYARHWQTRSAYRHTVETSVYVAHDRRGKGHGPDLYRALLGRLPACDVHAVVAGVTLPNPASVAMHDKLGFKKAAHYTEVGRKFDRWLDVGYWHMVLADKTQ; encoded by the coding sequence ATGATCCGAGACGCCACGCCCGCCGACGCCGCCGCGATCGCCGAGCTCTACAACCACTACGTCCGCGAGTCGACGGTCACCTTCGAGGAGGAGCCGGTCACGGCCGAGGCGATCGCCGCGCGGATGCGTGAGGTGAACGAGCGGTTCCCTTGGCTCTTGCTAGAGGAAGACGGCGCCCTCGTGGGCTACGCCTACGCCCGCCACTGGCAGACACGCAGCGCCTACCGCCACACGGTCGAGACGAGCGTCTACGTCGCCCACGACCGCCGCGGCAAGGGCCACGGGCCCGACCTCTACCGGGCGCTGCTCGGCCGGTTGCCGGCGTGCGACGTGCACGCCGTGGTGGCCGGGGTGACGCTCCCCAACCCGGCGAGTGTGGCGATGCACGACAAGCTCGGCTTCAAGAAGGCGGCCCACTACACCGAGGTCGGCCGCAAGTTCGACCGCTGGCTCGACGTGGGCTACTGGCACATGGTGCTGGCAGACAAGACCCAATGA
- a CDS encoding MFS transporter, which produces MPFLVPRLFRPTMLEVFGLSNLDLGLAFSAYGLVAMAAYLGGGPLADLLSPRKLLAVALVTTSLGGAMLWSVPALATLKMLYAYWGFTTIALFWSALMRATREWGGAASQGTAFGLLDGGRGLLAALVGTAAVACFGWALGGDPASATPERQAAALQAVVVLFSVLVALAGLFVYFALPKHPAECEAEDAAHALGGLWQAARMPRVWLQALIIVCAYVGYKATDDFSLYARDVLGLGEVKAAGVGAISLWVRPVAAIGAGLLADRFGAARMTAISFLLLLVGGLVLAGVGVESGGFSASLRTAFLATVVGVSLGIYALRGLYFAIMQEGRVPLAYTGSAVGLVSVVGYTPDVFMGPLMGKLLDNNPGAEGHQQVFLVMAGFAAVGLAASLVYAWSLRRESRRDV; this is translated from the coding sequence TTGCCGTTCCTTGTGCCGCGGCTGTTCCGGCCGACCATGCTCGAGGTGTTCGGGCTCTCGAATCTCGACCTCGGCCTGGCGTTCTCCGCCTACGGCCTCGTGGCGATGGCGGCTTACCTGGGGGGCGGGCCGCTCGCCGACCTGCTGAGCCCGAGGAAGCTGCTCGCCGTGGCGCTCGTGACCACGTCGCTCGGCGGCGCCATGCTGTGGAGCGTCCCCGCGCTCGCCACGCTCAAGATGCTCTACGCCTACTGGGGCTTCACGACGATCGCCCTGTTCTGGTCCGCGCTGATGCGGGCCACGCGCGAGTGGGGGGGCGCCGCGTCGCAGGGGACGGCGTTTGGGTTGCTCGACGGCGGCCGCGGGCTGCTGGCCGCATTGGTCGGCACGGCGGCCGTCGCCTGCTTTGGTTGGGCGCTGGGCGGAGACCCCGCCTCGGCCACGCCCGAGCGTCAGGCCGCCGCGCTGCAGGCGGTCGTCGTGCTGTTCAGCGTGCTCGTGGCGCTGGCGGGGCTGTTTGTCTACTTCGCCCTGCCCAAACACCCGGCCGAGTGCGAGGCGGAGGACGCCGCCCACGCGCTGGGGGGGCTGTGGCAAGCGGCGCGGATGCCGCGCGTTTGGCTGCAGGCTCTCATCATCGTTTGCGCCTACGTCGGCTACAAAGCGACCGACGACTTCTCCCTGTACGCCCGCGACGTGCTCGGCCTGGGCGAGGTGAAGGCGGCCGGCGTGGGGGCGATCTCGCTGTGGGTGCGGCCCGTGGCGGCGATCGGCGCCGGGCTCTTGGCCGACCGCTTCGGCGCCGCCCGGATGACCGCGATCAGCTTCCTGCTGCTGCTGGTCGGCGGGCTCGTGCTGGCCGGCGTCGGCGTCGAGTCGGGCGGCTTCTCGGCGTCGCTCCGCACGGCGTTCCTCGCCACAGTGGTCGGCGTGAGCCTCGGCATCTACGCCCTCCGCGGGCTTTACTTCGCCATCATGCAAGAGGGCCGCGTGCCGCTCGCTTACACCGGCAGCGCGGTCGGCCTGGTGTCGGTGGTGGGCTACACGCCCGACGTGTTCATGGGCCCGCTGATGGGCAAACTGCTCGACAACAACCCGGGCGCCGAGGGCCACCAGCAAGTCTTCTTGGTGATGGCGGGTTTCGCGGCGGTCGGCCTGGCGGCGAGCCTGGTTTACGCGTGGTCGCTGCGTCGCGAGTCGCGCCGCGACGTTTGA
- a CDS encoding DUF1571 domain-containing protein — protein sequence MSRSILGCALLLAIALSTTLSTADAQRLTHPVYRVADNGAAQPAAAATAPQPAAATQPAATPQTAVAPIADPNVKPAAANAPFDLEQRPGEHPLAPCLRVAHEAIARIDQGIADYSATFTKVERLDGELGDPQQMQIRVRHQPFSVYMKFIQPTPGQEALFVANQNEGNMVALASGWKRRLGKINLDPNGMVAMSGQRYPITRAGIRNLTESIIKIAENDSKYAECTVTHDHGARIDGRPVTMIEATHPIPRKNFRFHKAQFFFDQELRVPVAFVAYSWPTPQGGKPVLEEQYIYTNLSPNQGFTDADFSAENPAYFQ from the coding sequence ATGTCTCGATCAATTCTAGGATGCGCCCTGCTCCTGGCGATCGCCCTGTCGACTACCCTGTCGACGGCCGACGCCCAGCGGCTCACCCACCCGGTCTACCGCGTGGCGGACAACGGCGCCGCGCAACCGGCGGCCGCCGCCACCGCGCCGCAGCCCGCCGCCGCAACGCAGCCCGCGGCGACGCCGCAGACCGCCGTGGCGCCGATCGCCGATCCGAACGTCAAGCCCGCCGCGGCCAACGCGCCGTTCGATCTGGAGCAACGCCCGGGCGAGCACCCGCTGGCGCCCTGCCTGCGCGTGGCCCACGAAGCGATCGCGCGGATCGATCAGGGGATCGCCGATTACTCGGCCACGTTCACCAAGGTCGAGCGGCTCGACGGTGAACTGGGCGATCCGCAGCAGATGCAGATCCGTGTGCGGCACCAGCCGTTCAGCGTTTACATGAAATTCATCCAGCCCACCCCGGGCCAGGAAGCTCTCTTCGTCGCCAACCAGAACGAAGGCAACATGGTCGCCCTCGCCTCGGGCTGGAAGCGGCGCCTCGGCAAGATCAACCTCGATCCGAACGGCATGGTGGCGATGAGCGGCCAGCGCTACCCGATCACACGGGCGGGCATCCGCAACCTCACCGAGTCGATCATCAAGATCGCCGAGAACGACAGCAAGTACGCCGAGTGCACGGTCACGCACGACCACGGCGCCCGCATCGACGGCCGCCCCGTCACGATGATCGAGGCGACGCACCCGATCCCGCGTAAGAACTTCCGCTTCCACAAGGCGCAGTTCTTCTTCGACCAAGAGCTGCGCGTGCCGGTCGCCTTCGTCGCCTACAGCTGGCCGACCCCGCAGGGCGGCAAGCCGGTTCTCGAAGAGCAGTACATCTACACGAACCTCAGCCCGAACCAAGGCTTCACCGACGCCGACTTCAGCGCGGAGAACCCGGCTTACTTCCAGTGA
- a CDS encoding class I tRNA ligase family protein, producing MFQPIDGQVSFPRLEQDVLSFWKERGVYEKSLARREGAEPFVFYEGPPTANGMPHPGHCLTRAIKDVFPRYRTMRGYRCERKAGWDTHGLPVEVEVCKELGIHSKEEIEAYGVEPFIQKCQASVWRYMKEWERLTERLGFWVNLEEAYVTYHQSYVESVWWSLKRLFDQDLLYQGHKIVWWWAQGGTALSSGEVGQGYREVMDPSVFVKFPLLEDGQVTKTSLLVWTTTPWTLPSNQFAAVNPGIEYSSVEDPDTGDVLVMASDLVEAIGAKLKRELKVLSTCQGTELVGRRYLPPFESYYTLAGAQQRQALREQSGEPGDVAFKLGGAQRGKLAAGGEEFLAWRVVAADFVTTDSGSGVVHQAPAFGEVDYEVLVAEQARFAPGEGPTLINCVGPDGKFTDEAPDYVRGRWVKECDKEIARDLKQRGLLYHLEQYKHDYPFCWRAEEDPLIQYPRESWFIRTTSYKDAMLKNNQAINWLPEHIKGGRMGKFLESNVDWALSRERYWGTPLPVWQCEETGKQEAIGGYDELLLKPGVAGTESWENAKKANPELPEDLKVHKPYIDDVTYDSPFAAGSRMRRVTEVIDCWYDSGAMPFAQWGYQGQNEGEAKQRFESQFPADFISEALDQTRGWFYSQLAISTMLWSERSAVGGERSEEESLTSDLTPLTSYPHPFKNCIVLGLMLGEDGQKMSKSKRNYRDPSEIFDLYGADALRWYLFANQPPWSSIRYSEQAIKDSIPEFLLRLWNCYSFFVIYANIDGFDPAREAGVYSPPPGGEGLGEAVRAQEQAPAELALNAAEFQAAASYRPVAERDELDRWALGELNRTVAIVTDRMDAYDNFGACSAITEFVDGLSNWWVRRSRERFWAKDKKSQEKLDAYWTLYECLTTISKVIAPFTPFLAETFWRNLAEPFQGENGEGAPESVHLCDYPEADAMLVDRELSERMGLVRLISSLGRNARGAADLKVRQPLSKVEVILADNTHQPWLEEHAAVIAGELNVKAVEFSDNPEKYVDHEVLPNFKLLGKKLGKLMPKVKQALNQQSGSELLENLRDNGKINLTVDGQEVELLPEEVEVRITAKEGWAAANDRGVVVVLSTELTDDLRREGLAQDLKRAIQDRRKEIGCEFTDRVEVYIATESDLLKSAIEQFHDYLASETLAEKLEVRAVLGAGSAAAKVGDAEAELQVMAVKA from the coding sequence ATGTTCCAGCCGATCGACGGACAGGTCAGCTTCCCCCGTCTCGAACAAGACGTTCTTTCCTTCTGGAAAGAACGGGGCGTTTACGAGAAGTCGCTCGCCCGCCGCGAGGGCGCCGAGCCCTTTGTCTTCTACGAGGGCCCGCCGACCGCCAACGGCATGCCCCACCCGGGCCACTGCCTCACCCGGGCGATCAAGGACGTCTTCCCCCGCTACCGCACGATGCGCGGCTACCGCTGCGAGCGAAAAGCGGGCTGGGACACCCACGGTCTGCCCGTGGAGGTCGAGGTTTGCAAAGAGCTCGGCATCCACTCGAAGGAAGAGATCGAAGCCTACGGCGTCGAGCCGTTCATCCAGAAGTGCCAGGCCAGCGTCTGGCGCTACATGAAAGAATGGGAGCGGCTCACCGAGCGGCTCGGCTTTTGGGTCAACCTGGAAGAGGCTTACGTCACGTACCACCAGTCATACGTCGAGAGCGTGTGGTGGAGCCTCAAGCGGCTCTTCGATCAGGACCTGCTTTACCAAGGCCACAAGATCGTCTGGTGGTGGGCCCAGGGCGGCACGGCGCTCTCCAGCGGCGAAGTCGGGCAGGGCTACCGCGAGGTGATGGACCCCAGCGTGTTCGTCAAGTTCCCGCTGCTCGAAGACGGCCAGGTCACCAAGACCTCGCTCTTGGTCTGGACCACCACGCCGTGGACGCTGCCGAGCAACCAGTTCGCGGCCGTGAATCCGGGCATCGAGTACTCGAGCGTCGAAGACCCCGACACGGGCGACGTGCTTGTGATGGCGAGCGACCTGGTCGAGGCGATCGGCGCCAAGCTCAAGCGCGAGCTCAAGGTGCTCTCGACCTGCCAAGGCACAGAGCTCGTAGGCCGCCGCTACCTGCCGCCGTTCGAGTCTTACTACACACTGGCTGGCGCGCAGCAGCGCCAGGCGCTGCGCGAGCAGTCGGGCGAGCCGGGCGACGTGGCGTTCAAGCTCGGCGGCGCCCAGCGGGGCAAGCTCGCCGCCGGCGGCGAGGAGTTCTTGGCGTGGCGCGTCGTGGCGGCCGACTTCGTGACGACCGACAGCGGCTCGGGCGTGGTGCACCAGGCGCCCGCCTTCGGCGAGGTCGACTACGAGGTGCTCGTGGCCGAGCAGGCGCGGTTCGCCCCCGGCGAGGGCCCCACGCTCATCAACTGCGTCGGCCCCGACGGCAAGTTCACCGACGAGGCGCCCGACTACGTCCGCGGCCGCTGGGTCAAAGAGTGCGACAAGGAGATCGCCCGCGATCTGAAGCAACGCGGCCTGCTCTACCACCTTGAGCAGTACAAGCACGACTACCCGTTCTGCTGGCGGGCCGAAGAGGACCCGCTGATCCAGTACCCGCGCGAAAGCTGGTTTATCCGCACCACGTCGTACAAAGACGCGATGCTCAAGAACAACCAAGCGATCAACTGGTTGCCCGAGCACATCAAGGGCGGCCGGATGGGCAAGTTCCTCGAGTCGAACGTCGACTGGGCTCTGAGCCGCGAACGCTACTGGGGCACGCCGCTGCCGGTGTGGCAGTGCGAAGAGACCGGCAAGCAAGAGGCGATCGGCGGCTACGACGAACTGCTCCTCAAGCCGGGCGTCGCCGGCACGGAGAGTTGGGAGAACGCCAAGAAGGCGAACCCCGAACTGCCCGAGGACCTCAAGGTCCACAAGCCGTACATCGACGACGTGACTTACGACTCGCCGTTTGCCGCCGGATCGCGGATGAGGCGTGTCACCGAGGTGATCGACTGCTGGTACGACAGCGGCGCGATGCCGTTCGCGCAGTGGGGCTATCAGGGCCAGAACGAGGGCGAAGCCAAGCAGCGCTTCGAAAGCCAGTTCCCCGCCGACTTCATCTCGGAGGCCCTCGACCAAACCCGCGGCTGGTTCTACAGCCAACTCGCCATCAGCACGATGCTGTGGAGTGAGAGGTCAGCGGTCGGAGGCGAGAGGTCGGAAGAAGAGTCTCTGACCTCCGACCTCACACCTCTCACCTCTTACCCCCACCCGTTCAAGAACTGCATCGTCCTCGGCCTGATGCTCGGCGAGGACGGGCAGAAGATGAGCAAGAGCAAGCGGAACTACCGCGACCCGAGCGAGATCTTCGATCTCTACGGCGCCGACGCGCTGCGTTGGTACCTGTTCGCTAACCAGCCGCCGTGGTCGTCGATCCGCTACAGCGAGCAGGCGATCAAGGACTCGATCCCCGAGTTCCTGCTGCGGCTGTGGAACTGCTACAGCTTCTTTGTGATCTACGCCAATATCGACGGGTTCGATCCGGCCCGCGAAGCGGGCGTTTATTCCCCTCCCCCTGGTGGTGAGGGGCTGGGGGAGGCAGTACGCGCGCAGGAGCAAGCTCCCGCCGAGCTCGCGCTCAACGCCGCGGAGTTCCAAGCCGCCGCGTCGTACCGCCCCGTCGCCGAGCGCGACGAGCTCGATCGTTGGGCCCTCGGCGAGCTCAACCGCACGGTGGCGATCGTCACCGACCGGATGGACGCCTACGACAACTTCGGCGCCTGCTCGGCGATCACCGAGTTCGTCGACGGGCTGTCGAACTGGTGGGTCCGTCGCAGCCGCGAGCGGTTCTGGGCCAAGGACAAGAAGTCGCAGGAGAAGCTCGACGCTTACTGGACGCTCTACGAGTGCCTCACCACGATCAGCAAGGTGATCGCCCCGTTCACGCCGTTCCTTGCCGAGACGTTCTGGCGCAACCTCGCCGAGCCATTCCAGGGAGAGAACGGCGAGGGCGCCCCCGAGAGCGTTCACCTCTGCGACTACCCCGAGGCCGACGCGATGCTCGTCGACCGGGAGCTGTCGGAGCGGATGGGCCTCGTGCGGCTGATCTCCTCGCTCGGCCGCAACGCCCGCGGCGCCGCCGACCTGAAGGTCCGCCAGCCGCTCTCGAAGGTCGAGGTGATCCTCGCCGACAACACCCACCAGCCGTGGCTCGAGGAGCACGCCGCGGTGATCGCCGGCGAGCTGAACGTCAAGGCGGTCGAGTTCTCCGACAACCCCGAGAAGTACGTCGACCACGAGGTGCTGCCCAATTTCAAGCTCTTGGGCAAGAAGCTCGGCAAGCTGATGCCGAAGGTCAAGCAGGCGCTCAACCAGCAGAGCGGCTCGGAGCTGCTCGAGAACCTGCGCGACAACGGCAAGATCAACCTCACCGTCGACGGCCAAGAGGTCGAGTTGCTGCCCGAGGAGGTCGAGGTCCGCATCACGGCGAAGGAGGGCTGGGCGGCCGCGAACGACCGCGGCGTGGTCGTGGTCCTGTCGACCGAGCTCACCGACGACCTGAGGCGCGAGGGCCTGGCGCAAGACCTCAAGCGGGCGATCCAAGACCGTCGCAAGGAGATCGGCTGCGAGTTCACCGACCGCGTGGAGGTGTACATCGCTACCGAGTCGGACCTGCTGAAGTCGGCGATCGAGCAGTTCCACGACTACCTGGCGAGCGAGACCCTGGCCGAGAAACTCGAGGTCCGAGCGGTGCTCGGCGCCGGCTCCGCGGCCGCTAAGGTGGGCGACGCCGAGGCCGAGCTGCAGGTGATGGCGGTCAAGGCGTGA
- a CDS encoding RluA family pseudouridine synthase has protein sequence MSDTPPADPDPALTIPAEADNGEPTFPARLIVDEVEQGARLDAFLAKRLNAFSRSVLKRAIDGAAVTVDGRRRKASFRLEVGMAVVVERLEPPPPGPKPEAIDLDFVYEDDDLVAVNKPPGMVVHPAKGHWEGTLASALAHHFGAGGLSSTGGATRPGIVHRLDRDTSGVIAIAKHDRAHERLAKQWADRTVEKEYLAVVQGVPTRDADVIDAAIGPHPKQRERMAIRSDTPDCREAVTRYEVVERFERHAVLRVMPKTGRTHQIRVHLRHLGFPVVCDRLYGHQADVNAAALRGEATSSEPPLLRRQALHASRLRLDQPTSGERLTLEAPLAADIEAVLAVLRAERAS, from the coding sequence ATGAGCGACACGCCCCCTGCCGACCCCGATCCGGCGCTGACCATTCCCGCCGAAGCGGACAACGGCGAGCCGACTTTCCCCGCCCGCCTGATCGTCGATGAGGTGGAACAAGGCGCGCGGCTCGACGCGTTTCTCGCCAAGCGATTGAACGCGTTCAGCCGGTCGGTGCTCAAGCGGGCGATCGACGGCGCGGCCGTCACGGTCGATGGCCGGCGACGCAAGGCGTCGTTCCGGCTCGAGGTGGGGATGGCGGTCGTCGTCGAGCGGCTCGAGCCGCCGCCCCCCGGCCCCAAGCCCGAGGCGATCGACCTCGATTTCGTCTACGAAGACGATGACCTAGTGGCCGTCAACAAGCCGCCCGGCATGGTCGTCCACCCCGCCAAGGGGCACTGGGAGGGTACGCTCGCCAGCGCCCTGGCCCACCACTTCGGCGCCGGCGGGCTCAGCTCCACGGGCGGGGCCACGCGGCCCGGCATCGTCCACCGGCTCGACCGCGACACGAGCGGCGTGATCGCCATCGCCAAGCACGACCGGGCGCACGAACGGCTCGCGAAGCAGTGGGCCGACCGCACCGTGGAGAAGGAGTACTTGGCCGTGGTGCAGGGCGTGCCGACGCGTGACGCCGACGTGATCGACGCCGCGATCGGCCCCCACCCCAAGCAGCGCGAGCGGATGGCGATCCGCTCCGACACGCCCGACTGCCGCGAGGCGGTCACGCGCTACGAGGTCGTCGAGCGGTTCGAGCGGCACGCCGTGCTGCGCGTGATGCCCAAGACCGGGCGGACGCACCAGATCCGCGTTCACCTGCGGCACCTGGGCTTTCCCGTGGTGTGCGACCGGCTTTACGGGCACCAGGCCGACGTGAACGCCGCCGCGCTGCGCGGCGAGGCGACCTCGTCGGAGCCGCCGCTGCTGCGGCGCCAGGCGCTGCACGCGAGCCGCTTGCGGCTCGACCAGCCGACGAGCGGCGAGCGGCTCACGCTCGAGGCGCCGCTGGCGGCCGACATCGAGGCGGTGCTCGCCGTGCTTCGCGCCGAGCGCGCCTCTTAG
- the purN gene encoding phosphoribosylglycinamide formyltransferase, translated as MKIAVLISGGGRTLKNILDLAAKEELKVDVRLVVSSSAKAGGLAHAEAAGVPSVVFARKDYDSHDAYGEAVFDACREAGVELVVMAGFLKLAPVPDDFMGRVVNIHPSLIPAFCGQGMHGDHVHTAAIERGVRVSGVTVHFVDNEYDHGPIIWQQPTPVFDDDTPATLAARVFELEKEAYPHVLKLFAAGRVQLEDGRVRIGKGRKKQHG; from the coding sequence GTGAAAATCGCCGTGCTCATCTCCGGCGGTGGCCGGACGCTGAAGAACATCCTCGACCTCGCCGCCAAGGAAGAGTTGAAGGTCGACGTGCGGCTGGTCGTTTCCAGCAGCGCGAAGGCGGGCGGCTTGGCCCACGCCGAGGCGGCCGGCGTGCCGTCGGTCGTGTTCGCCCGCAAGGATTACGACTCGCACGACGCCTACGGCGAGGCGGTGTTCGACGCCTGCCGCGAGGCGGGGGTCGAACTCGTCGTGATGGCCGGCTTCCTGAAGCTCGCCCCCGTGCCGGACGATTTCATGGGCCGCGTGGTGAACATCCACCCGTCGCTGATCCCCGCCTTCTGCGGGCAAGGGATGCACGGCGATCACGTCCACACCGCGGCGATCGAGCGCGGCGTGCGGGTGTCGGGCGTCACGGTCCACTTCGTCGACAACGAGTACGACCACGGCCCGATCATCTGGCAGCAGCCGACCCCGGTGTTCGACGACGACACGCCGGCGACCCTGGCGGCCCGGGTCTTCGAGCTCGAGAAAGAGGCCTACCCCCACGTGCTCAAGCTGTTCGCCGCCGGCCGCGTGCAGCTCGAAGACGGCCGCGTGCGCATCGGCAAAGGCAGAAAGAAACAGCACGGATAA